In Cutaneotrichosporon cavernicola HIS019 DNA, chromosome: 1, one DNA window encodes the following:
- the PHO85 gene encoding uncharacterized protein (Belongs to the protein kinase superfamily) → MSRRTSVGLVGSVPGSRPASRPTSRGREDHFASFSTLLAATEAHSTRHSSVAGSHPPSYYSTPERDLGMRWHVKRIMNYVQLEKLGEGTYATVYKGRSRTTSEIVALKEIHLDAEEGTPSTAIREISLMKELKHVNIVRLHDVIHTESKLVLIFEFCEQDLKRYMDTHGDRGALPLNTVKNFTYQLLQGISFCHANRVLHRDLKPQNLLINRRGELKIGDFGLARAFGVPVNTFSNEVVTLWYRAPDVLLGSRTYSTSIDIWSVGCIFAEMITGYPLFRGRDNNDQLVQIMKIVGTPSDATLQQIKMNSPEITLKQPLSKHPKQPLHAIVPKAPRDAIALLEHLLQFEPNRRYTAVDALAHPYFTSAPITPATLSPSVSSSTASLALPPRVAARASQASAAVQAQQQAQQQAAQAQAQAQAQAQAQAQAAAQAQAAQAAQQQAALQQQQQQYNLMLAQQAAAQQQQAYYDPARQAAAQAQAASQAQAAAQAQAVAQMQIQQQQQQQQQQQYYQQHQYQ, encoded by the exons ATGTCGCGGCGTACCTCGGTTGGTCTGGTGGGCTCGGTGCCGGGGTCCAGGCCCGCTAGTCGCCCCACGTCGCGTGGGCGTGAAGACCACTTTGCGTCATTCTCGACGCTTCTCGCTGCGACCGAGGCGCACTCGACGCGGCACTCGTCGGTCGCGGGTTCCCACCCGCCTTCGTACTACTCCACGCCCGAACGCGACCTGGGTATGAG GTGGCATGTCAAG CGCATCAT gaaCTACGTGCAGTTGGAAaagctcggcgaggggACGTATGCCACCGTCTACAAG GGCCGGTCACGGACGACATCGGAGAttgtcgcgctcaaggagatccACCTCGATGCTGAGGAGGGGACGCCTAGCACGGCGATCCGCGAGATCAGTCTGATGAAGG AGCTCAAGCACGTCAACATTGTGCGACTGCACGATGTGATCCACACCGAGTCCAAGCTGGTGCTCATCTTCGAG TTCTGCGAGCAGGACCTGAAACGGTACATGGACACACATGGCGACCGCGGTGCGCTCCCCCTCAACACGGTCAAGAACTTTACATACCAGCTTCTCCAG GGCATCTCGTTCTGCCACGCGAATCGCGTGTTGCACCGCGACCTAAAGCCCCAGAACCTGCTGATCAACCGTCGTGGGGAGCTCAAGATTGGTGACTTTGGTCTGGCCCGCGCATTCGGTGTGCCTGTCAACACGTTCTCGAACGAG gtcGTCACCCTCTGGTACCGCGCGCCGGACGTGCTCCTCGGCTCCCGCACTtactcgacctcgatcgACATCTGGTCCGTCGGCTGCATCTTCGCCGAGATGATCACGGGCTACCCCCTCTTCCGCGGGCGCGACAACAacgaccagctcgtccagATCATGAAGATTGTCGGCACGCCCAGCGACGCCACCCTCCAGCAGATCAAGATGAACAGTCCCGAGATCACGCTCAAGCAGCCCCTCAGCAAGCACCCCAAGCAGCCGCTGCACGCGATCGTGCCCAAGGCTCCGCGCGATGCTatcgccctcctcgaacATCTGCTCCAATTCGAGCCAAACCGCCGATACACGGCCgtggacgcgctcgcccacCCATACTTCACCTCGGCGCCTATCACGCCCGCCACCCTCTCCCCGTCTGTTAGCAGCAGTACTGCCAGCCTCGCGCTGCCGCCTCGTGTCGCCGCACGTGCGAGCCAGGCTAGCGCTGCCGTCCAGGCCCAGCAGCAGGCTCAACAGCAGGCGGCCCAGGCTCAGGCTCAGGCTCAGGCTCAGGCTCAggctcaagctcaagcgGCTGCACAGGCCCAGGCCGCCCAGgccgcgcagcagcaggctgCTCtacagcagcagcagcagcaatACAACCTCATGCTGGCGCAGCAAGCCGCCgctcagcagcagcaggccTACTATG ACCCTGCGAGGCAGGCCGCTGCCCAGGCTCAGGCCGCATCCCAGGCTCAGGCTGCGGCTCAGGCCCAGGCCGTCGCGCAGATGCAGatccagcagcagcagcagcagcagcagcagcagcagtacTACCAGCAGCACCAGTATCAATAG
- the PMM1 gene encoding uncharacterized protein (Involved in the synthesis of the GDP-mannose and dolichol-phosphate-mannose required for a number of critical mannosyl transfer reactions): protein MSTPASQFPPGVKPFADRQRPKTICMFDVDGTLTPARLKASPTMISHLKALREVCATAFVGGSDLVKQEEQLGIDGINILDLFDYCFAENGLTAYKLGKALTPTSFIKHIGEEEYKKLVNFILHYIADLDIPIKRGTFVEFRNGMINVSPIGRNCAQDERIAFEKYDLEHGIRTKFVEVLREKFAHLNLTYSIGGQISFDVFPVGWDKTYALGRLEGEGFDEMHFFGDKGGNDYEIYEDPRTIGHAVTCPEDTMKLLDELFLH from the exons ATGTCCACCCCGGCCTCGCAATTCCCCCCCGGCGTCAAGCCCTTCGCGGACCGCCAGCGCCCCAAGACCATCTGCATgttcgacgtcgacggcacTCTCACCCCTGCGCGCCTCAAGGCTTCCCCCACCATGATCTCGCACCTCAAGGCGCTGCGTGAGGTCTGTGCTACTGCCTTTGTCGGTGGAagcgacctcgtcaagcaggaggagcagctggGTATCGACGGTATCAACA tcctcgacctcttcgaCTACTGCTTTGCCGAGAACGGCCTGACGGCATacaagctcggcaaggccCTTACTCCCACCAGCTTCATCAAGCACatcggcgaggaagagtACAAGAAGCTCGTCAACTTTATCCTCCACTACATTGCCGACCTTGACATCCCCATCAAGCG TGGCACCTTTGTCGAGTTCCGCAACGGCATGATCAACGTGTCGCCCATCGGCCGTAACTGCGCGCAGGACGAGCGTATCGCCTTTGAGAAGTACGACCTTGAGCACGGCATCCGCACCAAGTTTGTCGAGGTGCTGCGCGAGAAGTTTGCccacctcaacctcacctACTCGATCGGAGGACAGATCTCGTTTGACGTCTTCCCCGTGGGATGGGACAAGACGTACGCCCTTGGACgtctcgagggcgaggggtTCGACGAGATGCACTTCTTCGGTGACAAG GGCGGTAACGACTACGAGATCTATGAGGACCCCCGCACGATCGGGCACGCCGTCACGTGCCCCGAGGACACGATGaagctccttgacgagctcttcctccactAG
- the WBP1 gene encoding uncharacterized protein (Essential subunit of the N-oligosaccharyl transferase (OST) complex which catalyzes the transfer of a high mannose oligosaccharide from a lipid-linked oligosaccharide donor to an asparagine residue within an Asn-X-Ser Thr consensus motif in nascent polypeptide chains) codes for MRARSIFTTLLSFAAALVPASARSSTGDRVLVVLGPKVEQDHYKGFWSSLEQRGYELTFAAPGDELLLDAFGVPLHEHLIVFAPDTEKLGKHVTPQALFDAQGTYLNTLYVLSPEISEAQRTILQQYGVEAAPKGYQVRDAFSHVGGHESCCVVLPSSSNVAPEVVLPKTGAIVFPHGTGFNLNSNPLLIDVLRAPVTAYVGDKDGVAPTTKPGHEVKFAGEGMSAVAALQTRANSRIGFIGSPAMLSDKWWGKDLDGKETGNRAALEDLTRWLFQETGVIRVAKTHHHRVGEKEPREAYTKKDEVAYEITIQEYQTRGNLSRWGNWDGAMQLEFTMLDPHIRTELKPVSFRPDGTTYAASFRAPDRHGVFKFVVNHFRPGWTFLEAADRASVVPLRHDEHPRFIAGAYPFYAGCLSTSAAFLFFTALWMHLGESDKGKQKAE; via the exons ATGCGCGCTAGATCTATCTTCACCACACTCCTTTCCTttgcggcggcgcttgttcccgcctccgcccgctcctcgaccggcGACCGagtgctcgtcgtcctaggccccaaggtcgagcaggACCACTACAAGGGCTTCTGGTCCTCTCTAGAGC AACGGGGGTACGAGCTAACGTTCGCGGCGCCGGGTGACGAGCTACTGCTCGACGCATTCGGCGTGCCCCTCCACGAACACCTGATTGTCTTTGCCCCAGACACTGAGA AACTCGGCAAGCACGTCACTCCTCAAGCCCTATTCGACGCGCAGGGGACCTATCTTAACACGCTGTATGTGTTGTCGCCAGAGATTAGCGAGGCACAGCGCACCATTCTCCAGCAGTACGGTGTAGAGGCCGCACCGAAGGGGTACCAGGTGCGCGATGCGTTCTCGCACGTCGGAGGGCACGAGAGCTGCTGCGTCGTGCTTCCCAGTTCGTCCAACGTCGCTCCCGAGGTCGTGCTCCCCAAGACTGGAGCTATCGTCTTCCCACACGGCACGGGCTTCAACCTCAACTCGAACCCGCTCCTTATCGACGTTCTCCGCGCCCCAGTCACCGCCTATGTCGGAGACAAGGACGGTGTTGCGCCGACCACGAAGCCCGGACACGAGGTCAAGTTTGCGGGTGAGGGCATGTCggccgtcgcggcgctgcAGACGCGCGCCAACTCGCGCATCGGGTTCATTGGCTCGCCGGCCATGCTGTCAGACAAGTGGTGGGgcaaggacctcgacggcaaggagacGGGCAaccgcgccgcgcttgaGGACCTGACCCGCTGGCTGTTCCAGGAGACGGGCGTGATCCGCGTTGCTAAGAcacaccaccaccgcgtCGGCGAAAAGGAGCCCCGTGAAGCATACACCAAGAAAGACGAGGTGGCGTACGAAATCACGATCCAGGAGTACCAGACGCGCGGCAACCTCTCCCGCTGGGGTAACTGGGACGGCGCGATGCAGCTTGAGTTCACCATGCTTGACCCGCACATCCGCACCGAATTGAAGCCCGTCAGTTTCCGTCCGGATGGGACGACGTACGCGGCGAGTTTCCGCGCGCCGGACCGTCACGGTGTCTTCAAGTTTGTCGTCAACCATTTCCGGCCGGGTTGGACGTTCCTCGAGGCTGCGGACCGCGCCAGCGTCGTGCCCCTCCGCCACGACGAGCATCCGCGCTTCATTGCCGGCGCGTACCCCTTCTACGCGGGGTGTCTGTCCACGTCGGCCGCGttcctcttcttcaccGCGCTGTGGATGCACCTCGGCGAGAGCGACAAGGGGAAGCAGAAGGCCGAGTAG
- a CDS encoding uncharacterized protein (Acetyl-coenzyme A transporter 1) gives MLSGGMRGRNVEDVGDLEEKGLLRSEKGTLHKVEEEKYEPGLKSRRDRHAFALLVVLYLLQGVPLGLTFGTLPFLLKHRLSYSKLAIFALSTWPYSLKLLWSPIVDAWFYPKWGRRKSWIVPVQAIVGIVLYLLGRHVEDWISAEVIDINFITFMFASLIFAAATQDIAVDGWALTLLSPPNLSYASTAQTIGLGIGSALSFTIFLAFNSVDFSNRYFRSTPLETPLVSLGAYMRFWGGVYIVVTAWLIYFKKEDDVNHDEPDLDVAKVYRIMWSIVGLKNIQSFLFILLIAKFGFQVNESVTQLKLLEKGLSKEDLAVAALLDFPAQMVVGWLAAKWSRPPVTDEGRHPLSAGNVRVAAATSVLKVWIGAFWARLGMAVVAAFVVWLFPSSGKVGMGYFSLVILTILMTSLTNTVQFVGITAFHTQIADPLIGGTYMTLLNTVSNLGGTWPKPLILRAVDLLTRSACSQTGRECTSEEGKAACTAAGGRCVITRDGYFVMTALCVVCSGLLLVTHILPSIKRLMALPMSAWRVKIPA, from the exons ATGCTCTCTGGCGGCATGCGTGGCCGCAACGTAGAAgacgtcggcgaccttgaggagaaggggtTGCTCCGATCCGAGAAGGGTACTCTCcacaaggtcgaggaggagaagtACGAGCCAGGCCTCAAGAGCCGACGGGATCGACATGCTTTTGCGCTCCTAGTCGTACTCT accTGCTACAGGGCGTACCGCTAGGCTTGACGTTCGGTACGCTGCCCTTTCTCCTCAAGCATAGGTTGTCGTACTCGAAACTGGCCATCTTCGCACTCTCCACATGGCCCTACTCTCTCAAGTTGTTGTGGAGTCccatcgtcgacgcgtgGTTCTACCCGAAATGGGGTCGACGCAAGTCATGGATCGTCCCCGTCCAGGCGATTGTTGGTATCGTGCTCTACCTTCTGGGCCGGCACGTCGAGGACTGGATCTCTGCTGAAGTGATCGACATCAACTTTATCACGTTCATGTTTGCAAGCCTCATCTTCGCTGCAGCGACCCAGGAcatcgccgtcgacggTTGGGCGCTTACGCTCCTCTCCCCGCCCAACCTCTCGTACGCCTCAACAGCACAGACCATCGGACTCGGTATCGGATCCGCGCTCAGCTTCACCATCTTCCTCGCGTTCAACAGTGTCGACTTTAGCAACCGCTACTTTCGCTCCACGCCGCTCGAAACTCCTCTCGTATCGCTCGGCGCATACATGCGGTTCTGGGGTGGTGTGTATATTGTCGTGACGGCGTGGCTCATCTACTTCAAGAAGGAAGACGATGTGAACCACGACGAacccgacctcgacgtcgccaaggTCTACCGCATCATGTGGAGCATTGTGGGACTTAAGA ACATACAGAgcttcctcttcatcctcctcattGCCAAGTTTGGCTTCCAGGTCAACGAGAGTGTGACGCAGCTCAAGCTTCTTGAGAAGGGCTTGTCGAAGGAGGACTTGGCTGTGgctgcgctcctcgacttTCCCGCGCAGATGGTCGTCGGCTGGCTGGCCGCCAAGTGGTCCCGTCCCCCCGTGACCGATGAGGGTCGCCATCCCCTAAGCGCGGGTAACGTCCGTGTGGCCGCGGCGACCTCGGTTCTAAAGGTGTGGATCGGCGCGTTCTGGGCGCGTCTAGGCATGGCTGTGGTTGCAGCCTTCGTCGTCTGGCTGTTCCCCTCTTCCGGCAAGGTCGGGATGGGCTACTTCTCCCTGGTGATCCTCACAATCCTTATGACGTCCCTCACGAACACGGTCCAGTTTGTAGGCATCACGGCCTTCCACACCCAGATTGCCGACCCCTTGATTGGGGGCACCTACATGACTCTGCTAAACACGGTGTCGAATCTCGGCGGGACATGGCCTAAACccctcatcctccgcgCTGTTGACCTGCTCACCCGCTCGGCCTGTTCCCAGACCGGGAGGGAGTGCACGTCCGAGGAGGGAAAGGCGGCATGTACTGCGGCCGGTGGGCGCTGCGTCATCACCCGCGACGGATACTTTGTCATGACAGCGCTCTGTGTTGTCTGCAGCGGACTCTTGCTGGTAACCCACATCCTGCCGTCGATCAAGCGGCTCATGGCGCTGCCGATGAGCGCTTGGCGCGTCAAGATACCCGCGTAG
- the TSR2 gene encoding uncharacterized protein (processing of 20S pre-rRNA-related protein), whose product MSDSPAPEILLFARGVIALLDLWPALTIAVREGWGGHDSAEKKTFLASEIVELFDTRADRLPDNTIDPKGDDPLDRDQVSDLLAQVMSDEFEAAVEDDSLDPLGADIVRCWRDVLAGKVEVVEGLENKAAEVGRMGVKAQSGGGEVEVDSEGEEWESDDEAPELVPVAHEPKERQDPVVDDDGFTLVQKPRRR is encoded by the coding sequence ATGTCCGATTCCCCAGCCCCCGAGatcctcctcttcgcccGCGGCGTCATCGCCCTCCTGGACCTCTGGCCCGCCCTCACCATTGCGGTCCGGGAAGGCTGGGGTGGCCACGACAGTGCGGAGAAGAAGACTTTCCTCGCCTCCGAGATCGTCGAGCTGTTCGACACGCGTGCAGACCGGCTTCCAGACAACACGATCGATcccaagggcgacgacccgctcgaccgcgaccaGGTCTCCGACCTGCTTGCGCAGGTCATGAgcgacgagtttgaggccgctgtcgaggacgacagcCTGGACCCACTCGGCGCGGATATCGTGCGCTGCTGgcgcgacgtgctcgccggtaaggtggaggttgttgaGGGGCTCGAGAacaaggcggccgaggttggTCGGATGGGCGTTAAGGCGCAGAGTGGGGGcggtgaggtcgaggtcgattcggagggggaggagtgggagagcgACGATGAGGCCCCGGAACTTGTGCCGGTTGCTCATGAACCTAAGGAGCGCCAGGACCCtgttgtcgacgacgatgggTTCACGCTCGTCCAGAagccccgccgccgctaG
- the pis1 gene encoding uncharacterized protein (Belongs to the CDP-alcohol phosphatidyltransferase class-I family), with amino-acid sequence MPPQARPQSEGVVRQRPRVGSRTRNIEDVYDAKYAVDLATTTVDENVFLFVPNLIGYARVILAGVSLYYMPVRPLLCTTIYGISCLLDAVDGQAARALGQSSKFGAVLDMVTDRCTTACLLCFLAIKYAQYPSMVITLQFLLALDFASHYIHMYSSLVTGSSSHKKVTEDVSRILWLYYNSKVTLFTFCFCNELFFVALYLMAFIDTPISDSIWLTWPQLLAILNFPIMFGKQVINCVQFWKASKILVGIDLIERQQARAAALRASTAQAIVE; translated from the exons ATGCCACCCCAGGCGAGACCACAGAGCGAAGGTGTTGTCCGCCAACGCCCGCGCGTCGGCTCGCGCACCCGTAACATCGAAGACGTGTACGATGCAAAATA TGCCGTGGATCTCGC AACCACTAC CGTTGACGAGAATgtcttcctcttcgtccCCAACCTCATCGGCTATGCGCGCGTCATCCTCGCAGGTGTGAGCTTGTACTACATGCCGGTCCGCCCGCTGCTGTGTACGACCATCTATGGTATCTCGTGCCTACTCGACGCAGTGGACGGGCAGGCTGCACGCGCACTCGGCCAGTCGTCCAAGTTTGGCGCCGTGCTTGACATGGTCACGGACCGCTGCACGACGGCGTGCCTCCTCTgcttcctcgccatcaaGTACGCCCAGTACCCGTCCATGGTCATCACGCTCCAGTttctcctcgcgctcgacttTGCAAGCCATTACATCCACATGTACTC CTCGCTCGTTaccggctcgtcgtcgcaCAAGAAGGTCACGGAGGACGTCTCGCGCATCCTGTGGCTGTACTACAACAGCAAGGTTACGCTCTTCACCTTCTGCTTCTGCAACGAGCTCTTCTTTGTCGCGCTCTACCTCATGGCATTCATCGACACACCCATCTCCGATTCGATCTGGCTTACTTGGccccagctcctcgccattCTCAACTTCCCCATCATGTTTGGCAAACAGGTTATCAACTGCGTTCAGTTCTGGAAGGCGTCCAAGATT ctcgtcggTATCGACCTCATTGAGCGCCAGCAGGCGCGTGCGGCTGCCCTGAGAGCTTCCACAGCGCAGGCCATCGTCGAGTAG
- the syf2 gene encoding uncharacterized protein (SYF2 splicing factor), whose amino-acid sequence MPRKSRDVKSSAPSPSPARVTRASRSRTAEDRDEVASVATQPTVPEEEEEDEEDEGDEEDVEEEGEEEEEEEEEEDAEEVPAKSSREERLAKLKELRLRMNESAAANRRDLVEDHQKSKVTARELARLEKQRKLAKTLRLKADAEANGEDLERRKAWEWSIEQNERWEKKQAESRQRGDHTFNHANDEAHRKYEKDVRTSKPDLVGYARQKEAAMGLEPGTLVPLGTTNEMAAAGPSRNAALTAADDLYRSADTLSYGDSKPSEEAVDRVVGKINKDLAGTGRKRKKQEDDGDVTYINKANKVFNSKIAKYFDKYTGDIRANLERGTAL is encoded by the exons ATGCCCCGCAAGTCGCGTGACGTGAAGAGTtcggcgccgtcgccgtcgccggcgcgcgtgACGCGTGCTAGCCGCAGCAGAACGGCTGAGGACAGGGACGAGGTTGCGAGCGTCGCGACGCAGCCCACTGtgcccgaggaggaagaagaggacgaggaggatgagggtgatgaggaggacgttgaggaggagggcgaggaggaggaggaggaagaggaagaggaagatgcAGAGGAGGTGCCAGCCAAGTcgtcgcgcgaggagcggctGGCCAAGCTCAAAGAGCTTCGTCTCCGCATG AATGAGTCGGCTGCTGCAAACaggcgcgacctcgtcgaggaccacCAAAAGTCCAAGGTGActgcgcgcgagcttgcCCGACTTGAGAAGCagcgcaagctcgccaAGACGCTGCGGCTCAaggccgatgccgaggcgAATGGCGAGGACTTGGAGCGCCGAAAGGCGTGGGAGTGGAGCATTGAACAGAACGAGCGCTGGGAGAAGAAGCAGGCTGAGAGCCGCCAGCGCGGAGACCATACTTTCAACC acgcGAATGACGAGGCGCACAGGAAGTACGAGAAGGATGTGCGGACGAGCAAGCCCGACCTTGTGGGATATGCGCggcagaaggaggcggcAATGGGCCTCGAGCCAGGCACCCTGGTGCCGCTCGGCACTACGAACGAGATGGCCGCCGCTGGGCCGAGCCGTAATGCCGCGCTGACCGCGGCTGACGACCTGTACCGCTCTGCGGACACGTTGAGCTATGGCGACAGCAAGCccagcgaggaggctgtCGACCGGGTTGTGGGCAAGATCAACAAAGA tctCGCCGGAACCGGTcgcaagcgcaagaagcaggaggacgacggaGACGTCACGTACATCAACAAGGCGAACAAGGTGTTCAACTCGAAGATTGCAAAGTACTTTGACAAGTACACGGGCGACATCcgcgccaacctcgagcgcggcacCGCGCTGTAG
- the COG6 gene encoding uncharacterized protein (Conserved oligomeric complex COG6), with protein MTSLLAPGPSGSGSATPTPAASRNNPISLRIYKAIGTSFDDRSSREALEIASSFYSAKGKGRTDDDILPIRRTLKGQSAATARRNLKRDVEARMAGGAQRFLTAFGEVDDKLDVLREHMLDMQSRCDAVQAELDQANSGTKYLLERADGLRSQRASAQLRLSLVKLFLARFTLTPAEEAALTSRDHDVGPELFTALDRVETIRRDCQALLGGDESRMQAGLDIMAATGTQMEAGYTKLHRWLEFAFRQMTREAHLEVSPAMREGVKRLAARPTQLKDALGVLTSTRQSAILTAFLDALTRGGPNGLPRPIEIHAHDPTRYVGDMLAWVHQTTASEHELLESLFGVRAERMVGAERDTASTEASKRVGEALDRDLEGLGRPLKLRIEQTIKSQEGIIMTYRIVNLVQFYLVTMRKTIGPDALLVKTLQELYDYANAAFFETLQAQGRSLLRFLHPPDATLSPPLSLRDVCQVLREIITVYDTSLVDAAERETDFAKLLDAAVDPAVEMCERMADLRKASGTNGAWDKDVFLVNCLEYLEHTLEPYQFTAPRVQGLQLQIETHVESMTFEHHGKLLEQCGLATVMRAIHSRPPDTPLSRLPGATATELTAALTKFSSFLTSHDPLTSPRLALLTNPRSAEVIHRTALRRIAEAYAEVCDRVLDKKEGYEFAETLLRRGRDEVEVALGVQ; from the exons ATGACCAGCCTACTAGCACCAGGCCCGTCAGGCTCGGGCAGCGCGACGCCCACGCCCGCAGCATCGAGGAACAACCCGATCAGCCTGCGCATTTACAAGGCGATCGGGACGAGCTTTGACGACcgcagctcgcgcgaggcgctcgagatcGCGTCGAGCTTCTACTCGGCCAAAGGCAAGGGGCGGActgacgacgacatcctCCCCATCCGCCGCACGCTCAAGGGACAGAGCGCAGCGACCGCGCGACGCAacctcaagcgcgacgTGGAAGCGCGCATGGCTGGTGGAGCGCAGCGTTTCCTCACAGCAttcggcgaggtcgatgacaagctcgacgtgCTCCGCGAACACATGCTGGACATGCAGAGCCGGTGCGACGCTGTACAAGCTGAGTTGGATCAGGCCAACTCAGGGACAAAGTACCTCCTGGAGCGGGCCGATGGGCTGCGGTCGCAACG TGCGAGCGCACAACTACGCCTTTCGCTTGTCAAGCTCTTCCTAGCGCGGTTTACGCTCACGCCGGCGGAAGAAGCGGCATTGACATCGCGCGACCACGATGTCGGGCCAGAGTTGTTTACCGCGCTTGACCGCGTCGAGACGATCCGGCGCGACTGTCAAGcgctgctcggcggcgacgagagccGAATGCAGGCCGGCTTGGATATCATGGCTGCTACTGGGACGCAGATGGAGGCGGGGTATACCAAGCTACATCGCTGGCTCGAATTTGCGTTCCGGCAGATGACGCGCGAGGCTCACCTCGAGGTCTCGCCGGCTATGCGCGAGGGCGTGAAGCGCCTAGCTGCGCGGCCCAcgcagctcaaggacgcgctGGGTGTTTTGACAAGCACGCGGCAGAGCGCGATCCTCACGGCTTTCTTGGACGCGCTAACGCGCGGGGGACCGAATGGACTACCGCGCCCGATCGAGATCCACGCGCACGATCCGACGCGTTATGTGGGCGACATGCTGGCGTGGGTGCACCAGACCACGGCGAGCGAACACGAACTCCTGGAGAGCCTGTTTGGTGTGCGTGCGGAACGCATGGTTGGCGCGGAACGTGACACGGCGAGCACCGAGGCCAGCAAACGCGTCGgtgaggcgctcgaccgcgactTGGAGGGACTGGGCCGACCGCTGAAATTGCGAATTGAACAAACTATTAAGAGCCAGGAGGGCATCATCATGACTTACCGCATCGTCAACCTCGTGCAGTTCTACCTCGTTACCATGCGTAAGACTATCGGCCCAGACGCACTGCTCGTTAAGACTCTCCAGGA actGTATGACTACGCCAACGCAGCGTTCTTCGAGACGCTGCAAGCGCAGGGAcgctccctcctccgcttCCTGCACCCTCCGGACGCGACGCTTTCCCCACCCCTCAGCCTGCGCGACGTCTGTCAAGTACTCCGCGAGATTATAACCGTGTACGACACATCGCTCGTCGATgcggccgagcgcgagacggATTTTGCCAAGCTGCTCGATGCGGCTGTCGACCCTGCGGTCGAGATGTGCGAGCGCATGGCAGACTTGCGCAAGGCGAGCGGGACCAACGGCGCGTGGGACAAGGACGTGTTCCTCGTCAACTGCCTCGAGTATCTTGAG CACACGCTCGAGCCGTACCAGTTCACCGCCCCGCGCGTGCAGGGACTGCAGCTGCAGATAGAGACGCACGTCGAGTCGATGACCTTCGAACAT CACGGCAAGCTTCTCGAGCAGTGCGGCCTCGCAACAGTCATGCGCGCGATCCACAGTCGGCCACCAGAT acaCCACTCTCCCGCCTTCCCGGTGCCACGGCGACCGAGCTCACCGCGGCGCTCACAAAGTTCTCGTCCTTCCTCACATCACACGACCCGCTCACGTCcccgcgcctcgcgcttctcaCCAACCCGCGCTCCGCCGAGGTCATCCACCGTACAGCTCTGCGGCGCATTGCAGAGGCGTACGCCGAGGTGTGTGATCGCGTGCtggacaagaaggaggggtATGAGTTTGCCGAGACGCTGCTTCGCCGCGGACGAGACGAAGTTGAAGTCGCTCTAGGCGTACAGTAA